In the Kribbella sp. NBC_00482 genome, one interval contains:
- a CDS encoding DUF4190 domain-containing protein — MTQPSSPIQPARPPLPSAESWLEGIPTPKGKQDRYAVAAFATSLPGLVPIAVVLAAVALRRIKRAGGHGKRLAYGALAVSLCWVIATSVAVTLNLVGEHQRGIGKTVSISQVEVGRCFDADLEASTLRLVRIADCAAAHTGEAYAKVQAALVGLSTAQTGSVATQQCAGAFVEFVGTPYERSELDMYYVVLTDRAVADGNVLCLVGMPGTHLTGTMRGSQR; from the coding sequence ATGACCCAGCCGTCCTCCCCGATCCAGCCTGCGCGGCCACCGCTGCCGTCGGCTGAGTCCTGGCTGGAGGGCATCCCGACGCCGAAGGGCAAGCAGGACAGGTACGCCGTCGCGGCGTTCGCGACGAGCCTGCCCGGGCTGGTGCCGATCGCGGTCGTGCTGGCCGCGGTGGCGCTCCGGCGGATCAAGCGCGCCGGCGGGCACGGGAAACGGCTCGCGTACGGCGCTTTGGCGGTGTCGCTGTGCTGGGTGATCGCGACCAGCGTCGCGGTCACGCTCAACCTGGTCGGCGAGCACCAGCGGGGCATCGGCAAGACCGTGTCGATCTCGCAGGTGGAGGTCGGCCGCTGCTTCGACGCGGACCTGGAGGCCTCGACGCTGCGGCTGGTACGGATCGCGGACTGCGCCGCGGCCCACACCGGGGAGGCGTACGCGAAGGTGCAGGCCGCGCTGGTCGGGTTGTCCACCGCGCAGACCGGGAGCGTCGCGACGCAGCAGTGCGCCGGCGCGTTCGTCGAGTTCGTGGGTACGCCGTACGAGCGGTCCGAGCTGGACATGTACTACGTCGTACTCACAGATCGCGCGGTTGCTGACGGCAACGTCCTGTGTCTGGTCGGCATGCCCGGGACCCACCTGACAGGTACGATGCGCGGATCACAGCGGTAA
- the yczR gene encoding aminotransferase-like domain-containing protein, giving the protein MRPIEVVDRLGRWSSGRGPLYVLLAARLRQLIDDGELPPGVLLPPDRALAGALAVGRTTVVAAYDLLRAEGRITRKQGSGTRVAGVPRNGQVEEAPVDPIFLDSLEARDDDVLLAICAAPGDPPPQLAEAFTKIAPELARVTDDIGYYPYGHPALREALADRYTARGVPTGPGQILVTNGGQQALSLLAHALVSPGDQVLVEAPTYPGALEVFREEGAVLRGLPVGLEGLDAAIRERRPALAYVIPTYQNPTGSVMSALARQRVAGAGIPVIEDEVPADLRFPGEALPTPIAAYGDSVISIGSLSKSIWGGLRIGWIRATPPLINRLARVRAVHDLGGNVPTQLAAVHLLPLLDGPALHQTLKTRHDHLHAELTQALPTWRTTPLTGGQCLWARLPYGDGTSFAQTALRHGLAILPGSGLDVTGASDSYVRLHFRARPADLTEAVHRLTQAWSTYHPPTDRVHPRPTIAI; this is encoded by the coding sequence ATGAGACCAATCGAGGTAGTTGACCGGTTGGGCCGCTGGTCGTCCGGCCGCGGCCCGCTGTACGTGCTGCTCGCGGCCCGCCTGCGGCAGCTGATCGACGACGGCGAACTCCCGCCGGGCGTACTGCTTCCACCGGACCGCGCACTGGCCGGCGCTCTGGCCGTTGGCCGTACGACGGTGGTCGCCGCCTACGACCTGCTCCGGGCCGAAGGGCGCATCACCCGGAAGCAGGGCAGTGGGACACGCGTGGCCGGCGTACCTCGGAATGGGCAGGTCGAGGAAGCTCCGGTCGACCCGATCTTCCTGGACTCTTTGGAGGCCCGGGACGACGACGTCCTGCTGGCCATTTGCGCCGCACCAGGTGATCCGCCGCCGCAGTTGGCGGAGGCGTTCACCAAGATCGCGCCAGAGCTCGCCCGCGTCACCGACGACATCGGCTACTACCCGTACGGCCATCCGGCGCTCCGCGAGGCGCTGGCGGATCGCTACACGGCTCGCGGCGTACCAACCGGTCCTGGGCAGATTCTGGTGACAAACGGCGGCCAACAGGCCCTGTCCCTGCTGGCTCACGCCCTGGTGTCGCCCGGCGACCAGGTGCTCGTCGAGGCACCGACGTACCCGGGCGCGCTGGAGGTGTTCCGGGAGGAAGGCGCCGTACTGCGTGGTCTGCCGGTGGGGCTCGAGGGCCTCGACGCGGCGATCCGCGAGCGGCGGCCGGCCCTTGCGTACGTGATCCCGACGTACCAGAACCCGACCGGCTCGGTGATGTCCGCACTCGCGCGTCAGCGGGTGGCCGGCGCGGGGATCCCGGTGATCGAGGACGAGGTGCCGGCCGACCTCAGGTTTCCTGGCGAGGCGTTGCCCACGCCGATCGCGGCGTACGGCGACTCCGTGATCTCGATCGGCTCGCTCAGCAAGAGCATCTGGGGCGGCCTGCGGATCGGCTGGATCCGCGCGACGCCACCGCTGATCAACCGCCTGGCCCGCGTCCGCGCGGTCCACGACCTCGGCGGCAACGTCCCGACTCAACTGGCCGCCGTACACCTGCTCCCGCTCCTGGACGGCCCAGCTCTGCACCAAACCCTCAAGACCCGCCACGACCACCTACACGCCGAGCTGACTCAGGCCCTTCCGACTTGGCGCACCACACCTCTTACAGGCGGCCAGTGCCTCTGGGCGCGCCTGCCGTACGGCGACGGCACGTCCTTCGCCCAGACCGCCCTCCGCCACGGCCTGGCGATCCTCCCCGGCTCCGGCCTCGACGTCACCGGCGCCAGCGACTCCTACGTCCGCCTACACTTCCGCGCCCGCCCAGCCGACCTCACCGAAGCCGTCCACCGCCTAACCCAAGCCTGGTCGACCTACCACCCACCAACCGACCGAGTACACCCCCGCCCAACCATTGCGATTTAG
- a CDS encoding DNA polymerase III subunit delta' has translation MSVWDDLVGQEPAVAVLRKAVDGAAAALRGERGPAVAGMTHAWLITGPPGSGRSNGGRAFAAALQCANNGCGECNDCRTALSGAHPDVSLIRTELLSIRVSEVRELVRRAAMSPTQGRWQVMVVEDADRLTEQAADALLKSIEEPSPRTVWVLCAPTVEDVVPTIRSRCRLLVLRTPPVAAVAEMLSRTLEIGQDLAWFAARAAQGHIGRARALARDEAVRERRNKVLEVPFALRDLGACLKAAQRLVEAAKEEAKASAEKVDEKERAALEQALGVGTKGARPREANAALKELEDQQKARAKRWERDVLDRSLVDLMALYRDVLVVQTGSGSELINAELQRNIEQLGSRTTPEQTVRRIDAIAMCREAIEANVAPLVALEAMTVGLFEGRSDGFTIPRRPQR, from the coding sequence ATGAGTGTCTGGGACGACCTGGTCGGGCAGGAGCCTGCCGTCGCCGTACTGCGGAAGGCCGTCGACGGAGCCGCCGCCGCACTGCGAGGCGAGAGGGGTCCCGCGGTCGCCGGAATGACGCACGCGTGGCTGATCACCGGGCCACCCGGATCCGGCCGGTCGAACGGGGGCCGGGCGTTCGCGGCGGCGCTGCAGTGCGCGAACAACGGCTGCGGCGAGTGCAACGACTGCCGTACGGCGCTCAGCGGCGCGCACCCGGACGTGTCGCTGATCCGCACCGAACTGCTGTCGATCCGGGTCAGCGAGGTCCGCGAACTGGTCCGCCGGGCCGCGATGAGCCCGACGCAGGGCCGGTGGCAGGTGATGGTGGTCGAGGACGCGGACCGGCTCACCGAGCAGGCCGCGGACGCGTTGCTGAAAAGCATCGAGGAGCCGTCGCCGCGGACCGTCTGGGTGTTGTGCGCGCCGACGGTCGAGGACGTCGTACCGACGATTCGTTCGCGTTGCCGCCTGCTGGTGCTGCGGACGCCGCCGGTCGCCGCGGTCGCGGAGATGCTGAGCCGGACCCTCGAGATCGGCCAGGATCTGGCCTGGTTCGCGGCGCGGGCCGCGCAGGGGCACATCGGCCGGGCGCGGGCGCTGGCCCGCGACGAGGCGGTTCGGGAGCGGCGGAACAAGGTGCTCGAGGTGCCGTTCGCGCTGCGCGATCTCGGGGCCTGCCTGAAGGCGGCGCAGCGGCTGGTCGAGGCGGCCAAGGAAGAGGCCAAGGCCAGCGCGGAGAAGGTCGACGAGAAGGAGCGGGCCGCGCTCGAGCAGGCGCTCGGCGTCGGCACCAAAGGCGCCCGGCCGCGCGAGGCGAACGCGGCGCTGAAGGAGCTCGAGGACCAGCAGAAGGCGCGCGCCAAGCGGTGGGAACGCGATGTTCTGGACCGTTCGCTGGTCGACCTGATGGCGCTCTACCGGGATGTGCTGGTGGTGCAGACCGGGTCCGGCAGCGAGCTGATCAACGCCGAACTGCAGCGAAACATCGAGCAGCTCGGGAGCCGGACGACGCCCGAGCAGACGGTCCGCCGGATCGACGCGATCGCGATGTGCCGCGAGGCGATCGAGGCGAACGTGGCGCCACTGGTCGCGCTCGAGGCGATGACGGTCGGGCTGTTCGAGGGTCGCAGCGACGGCTTCACGATCCCGAGGCGCCCACAGCGCTGA
- a CDS encoding DUF4190 domain-containing protein, translating into MSQPPYGPGPERPQDDRPQDRPHDPTRAFPTYGRPDQPQAPGAQGGAPWAAPGQPSYEQAGYGQAPAGSTYGQGYGPGQYPSAYGQAPGPYGYGYGYGGYGYGGSGGTNGLATAALVTGLGGFVIGVSAPVAIGLGIAALVQISRRPQEGKGMAIAGLVMGALVTLGYTLLIVLVIALGTSSDDSYSAPDPVSSSNSGPTAYVDELTVGECFDEGSEEDEVVRQPCADAHDGEVVAIVSLPGTTYPGDSAINKAADRACAPPFGTYVGKSRDQSELYLDWWTPSKGAWDDGDHRVLCAAFGPDDDKLTGTVKNSHR; encoded by the coding sequence GTGAGTCAGCCACCGTACGGCCCGGGGCCGGAACGACCACAGGACGACCGTCCACAGGACCGTCCGCACGATCCGACCCGTGCATTCCCGACGTACGGACGACCGGATCAGCCGCAGGCGCCTGGAGCGCAGGGTGGAGCGCCGTGGGCTGCGCCTGGGCAGCCGTCGTACGAGCAGGCGGGCTACGGGCAGGCGCCGGCCGGTTCGACGTACGGCCAGGGATACGGGCCGGGGCAGTATCCGTCGGCGTACGGGCAGGCGCCGGGGCCGTACGGGTACGGCTATGGGTACGGCGGTTACGGGTACGGCGGTTCGGGTGGGACGAACGGGCTGGCCACCGCGGCGCTCGTGACCGGGCTCGGCGGGTTCGTCATCGGGGTGTCCGCGCCGGTCGCGATCGGGCTTGGCATCGCGGCCCTGGTGCAGATCAGCCGGCGCCCGCAAGAGGGCAAAGGGATGGCGATCGCCGGACTGGTGATGGGAGCCCTGGTAACACTCGGCTACACCTTGCTGATCGTGCTCGTGATCGCGCTCGGTACGTCGTCGGACGACAGCTACAGCGCACCGGATCCGGTGTCGTCCTCGAACTCGGGTCCGACCGCGTACGTCGACGAGTTGACGGTCGGGGAGTGCTTCGACGAGGGCAGTGAAGAGGACGAGGTGGTCCGGCAGCCCTGCGCGGATGCGCACGACGGCGAGGTCGTTGCGATCGTCTCGCTTCCCGGTACGACGTACCCGGGCGACAGCGCCATCAACAAGGCGGCTGACCGTGCTTGCGCCCCTCCGTTCGGCACGTATGTGGGCAAGTCGCGTGACCAGTCCGAGCTGTATCTGGACTGGTGGACGCCCAGCAAAGGCGCCTGGGACGACGGCGATCACCGGGTCCTGTGCGCCGCCTTCGGCCCCGACGACGACAAACTCACCGGCACCGTGAAGAACAGCCACCGGTAG
- a CDS encoding sterol carrier family protein — MSDPAFRQALQRYDDGTAERADLKLLTKELLQRLVAKAPGHAVEVRVPPYGAVQCIEGPRHTRGTPGAVIEMPPDLWIDVALGRTTWPDARMTGKLRASGERTDLSALLPLS, encoded by the coding sequence ATGTCCGACCCTGCGTTCCGGCAGGCCTTGCAACGCTACGACGACGGTACGGCGGAACGCGCCGACCTGAAACTGCTCACCAAGGAACTGTTGCAACGCCTGGTCGCGAAAGCACCGGGCCACGCGGTCGAGGTACGGGTTCCGCCGTACGGCGCCGTGCAGTGCATCGAGGGCCCGCGACACACCCGCGGTACGCCGGGCGCGGTCATCGAGATGCCACCGGACCTGTGGATCGATGTGGCGCTCGGCCGCACCACCTGGCCCGACGCCCGGATGACAGGCAAACTCCGCGCCAGCGGCGAACGCACCGACCTGTCCGCCCTGCTGCCCCTCAGCTGA
- a CDS encoding pyridoxal phosphate-dependent aminotransferase has protein sequence MPTFPRNPIMSLTAEQPRHELGESYGPDLRLADLLTPELGDLELGYGTAAGDVRLRTAIAERHGVRPEDVVVTVGGMHGIFLLAYLLEGEVVTTAPQFPMTRNAFDTVGASVRVVPLSFDEGYRLTADAVRAQLTPETRLVSLATPQNPSGVAVPPETLRDIVDAMSEVCPDAYLMVDETYRAAAYGDDPVADTALRLGPKVVSVASLSKCHGAAGLRIGWVISTDGELIEQLTTAKFNTVVTASTITEALAIRVFEQEEQILAVRRPWLEQNLLMTQDWVTANSELVEWVRPDAGALCVVRLKPAVDLERFRRTAAEGGVRLADGDWFGDEPRVFRLGFGFLPAGDLKLALDALGEALRAARR, from the coding sequence ATGCCGACCTTTCCGAGAAACCCGATCATGTCCCTCACCGCCGAGCAGCCGCGGCACGAACTGGGCGAGAGCTACGGCCCGGACCTCCGGCTCGCGGACCTGCTGACCCCGGAGCTGGGCGACCTCGAACTCGGCTACGGCACCGCAGCCGGCGATGTTCGGCTCCGTACGGCGATCGCGGAGCGGCACGGCGTACGGCCCGAAGACGTGGTCGTCACCGTCGGCGGGATGCACGGGATCTTCCTGCTCGCCTACCTGCTGGAGGGAGAGGTCGTGACGACGGCGCCGCAGTTCCCGATGACGCGCAACGCCTTCGACACGGTCGGCGCGTCAGTGCGGGTCGTTCCGCTGAGCTTCGACGAGGGCTACCGGCTCACTGCGGACGCGGTGCGTGCGCAACTCACGCCGGAGACCAGGCTGGTCAGCTTGGCGACGCCGCAGAACCCGTCCGGTGTCGCCGTACCGCCGGAGACCCTGCGCGACATTGTCGACGCGATGAGTGAGGTCTGCCCGGACGCGTACCTGATGGTGGACGAGACCTACCGGGCCGCGGCGTACGGAGACGATCCGGTCGCGGACACGGCACTCCGGCTCGGGCCGAAGGTGGTGTCTGTCGCGTCGCTGTCGAAGTGCCATGGGGCGGCCGGGTTGCGGATCGGGTGGGTGATCAGCACGGACGGCGAGCTGATCGAGCAGTTGACGACGGCGAAGTTCAACACGGTGGTCACCGCGTCCACGATCACGGAGGCGCTCGCGATCCGTGTGTTCGAGCAGGAGGAGCAGATCCTCGCCGTACGACGGCCCTGGCTGGAGCAGAACCTGTTGATGACGCAGGACTGGGTCACTGCGAACAGTGAGCTTGTCGAGTGGGTGCGGCCGGATGCCGGGGCGTTGTGTGTGGTTCGGCTCAAGCCGGCGGTCGATCTCGAGCGGTTCCGGCGTACGGCGGCCGAGGGCGGCGTCCGGCTGGCCGACGGGGACTGGTTCGGGGACGAGCCACGGGTGTTCCGCCTCGGGTTCGGCTTCCTGCCGGCGGGTGACCTGAAGCTCGCGCTGGACGCGCTCGGCGAGGCGCTCCGCGCCGCCCGCCGATGA
- a CDS encoding alpha/beta hydrolase, with the protein MRFRRSTVLVATLAVLASGCGVASRAQDADGGTAPGVGSNPPSGPVGPIPAGLEKFYQQQPDWERCGSNQQCATIEVPLDYTKPTGKTIELRARKVLAKDRGGRIGTLFINPGGPGASGQEFAAQVPMLFGSSLLRKFDIIGWDPRGVGESTPVKCLDTAQLDAMIAADGSPDTPAEVADVDKQSKTFAAGCEQRSGELLPHVNTKDAARDIDVLRGIVGDSQLYYLGMSYGTYLGATYAELFPKNVGRLVLDGAVDPSISSQQMGMAQAKGFDKALDAFAEDCAQRSCKLGSSKNEVLAKIDKLIKDSDAHPLPGDGQRQVTQALVILGLVYPLYLKEFWPRLEDAVVDGLAGNGARLLALADEYTDRKPSGYADNANEVQIAVNCSDRPDVTSIAQLQAEVPEFKAASPRFGEFLAWSSASCVNWPVKPTDKPHQIKAAGSKPIMVLGTTRDPATPYEWAVGLAHQLESGVLVTRDGDGHTAYLSGNACVKNVVESYLVQGNTPAADIKC; encoded by the coding sequence GTGAGATTCCGCAGGTCGACCGTACTGGTGGCAACTCTGGCGGTGCTCGCAAGCGGATGTGGAGTAGCGAGTCGCGCCCAGGACGCCGACGGCGGTACGGCGCCCGGCGTCGGCAGCAACCCGCCCAGCGGACCGGTCGGCCCGATCCCGGCCGGGCTGGAGAAGTTCTACCAGCAGCAGCCGGACTGGGAGCGCTGCGGCTCCAACCAGCAGTGCGCGACCATCGAGGTCCCGCTGGACTACACGAAGCCGACCGGTAAGACCATCGAACTGCGCGCCCGGAAGGTGCTCGCCAAGGATCGCGGTGGCCGGATCGGCACGCTGTTCATCAACCCGGGCGGCCCCGGCGCTTCCGGGCAGGAGTTCGCCGCGCAGGTGCCGATGCTGTTCGGGTCGTCGCTGCTGCGGAAGTTCGACATCATCGGCTGGGACCCGCGCGGGGTCGGTGAATCCACCCCGGTGAAGTGCCTGGACACCGCGCAGCTGGACGCGATGATCGCCGCCGACGGGAGCCCGGACACCCCGGCCGAGGTCGCGGACGTCGACAAGCAGTCCAAGACCTTCGCGGCCGGCTGCGAGCAGCGTTCTGGCGAGCTCCTGCCGCATGTGAACACCAAGGACGCCGCCCGCGACATCGACGTACTGCGCGGCATCGTCGGGGACTCCCAGCTCTACTACCTGGGCATGTCGTACGGCACCTACCTCGGTGCGACGTACGCCGAGTTGTTCCCGAAGAACGTCGGCCGGCTGGTGCTGGACGGCGCCGTCGACCCGTCGATCTCGTCCCAGCAGATGGGGATGGCGCAGGCGAAGGGCTTCGACAAGGCGCTGGACGCGTTCGCGGAGGACTGTGCGCAGCGCTCCTGCAAGCTCGGCAGCAGCAAGAACGAGGTGCTGGCGAAGATCGACAAGCTGATCAAGGACAGCGACGCGCACCCGCTGCCGGGTGACGGGCAGCGCCAGGTCACGCAGGCCCTGGTGATCCTCGGTCTGGTCTATCCGCTGTACCTGAAGGAGTTCTGGCCGCGGCTCGAGGACGCCGTCGTCGACGGGCTCGCCGGGAACGGCGCGCGGCTGCTCGCGTTGGCCGACGAGTACACCGACCGCAAGCCGTCCGGGTACGCCGACAACGCGAACGAGGTCCAGATCGCGGTCAACTGTTCCGACCGTCCGGACGTCACCTCGATCGCGCAGCTCCAGGCGGAGGTGCCGGAGTTCAAGGCCGCCTCACCGCGGTTCGGTGAGTTCCTCGCCTGGTCGTCGGCGTCCTGCGTGAACTGGCCGGTGAAGCCGACGGACAAACCGCACCAGATCAAGGCGGCCGGCTCGAAGCCGATCATGGTCCTCGGTACGACGCGCGACCCGGCCACGCCGTACGAGTGGGCGGTCGGGCTGGCGCACCAGCTCGAGAGCGGCGTCCTCGTCACCCGCGACGGCGACGGCCACACGGCGTACCTGTCGGGCAACGCCTGCGTGAAGAACGTCGTGGAGAGCTACCTCGTGCAGGGCAACACCCCCGCCGCCGACATCAAGTGCTAG
- the tmk gene encoding dTMP kinase, whose translation MPEVYDPLTDPAPAHDVRAVLRIRAFRRLWIAFGLSSLGDWIGLLALTAMAKSFAGDDYQAANFAIGGVLFLRVLPALVMGPVAGWIADRLDRRWTMIVGDLIRAAFFVSIPIVGTLTWVLVATVLIEIVSLIWGPAKDASVPNLVPRHRLEAANQLSLITTYGTALPAAVIFTAITLVSRWAGDFAIDLAVYVNAATFAISAFAIVSVAEIGRAIHEHEDHPTLWRTVVEGWSYVTGTPVVRGLVIGISGAFAAGAVVIGLGRTYVEGLGAGDPGYGVLFGAVFGGLALGMGFAPRIFSGLSRRRLFAAGLVGSGICLAGLALIQQIEIATMIAILLGFCAGGSWVSGYTLLGLEVPDAVRGRTFAFVQSAVRTVLAVTLAIAPFAAGAIGRHTWTIGGRSATYNGASMTMVAAAVLAGVIGLLAWRQMDDRPGVPFWRDVRRSFGKTRGDYPTTGLFVALEGGEGAGKSTQSALLVTWLEEQGQQVLLTREPGATELGKTLRQIVLDPATGDISHRAEALLYAADKAEHVDSVIKPALKAGAVVITDRYVDSALAYQGSGRDLDLSDVERVNRWATNDLRPNLTILLDLPPTSGLGRFKERDRIEAQSDAFHERVRNAFLELAAAEPQHYLVLDASQDREDLAKQIRARLQPMLPKVGL comes from the coding sequence GTGCCGGAGGTTTATGACCCGTTGACCGATCCTGCACCGGCGCACGATGTGCGGGCGGTGTTGCGGATCCGGGCGTTCCGGCGGCTGTGGATCGCGTTCGGGCTGTCGAGCCTCGGGGACTGGATCGGTCTGCTGGCGCTGACCGCGATGGCGAAGTCGTTCGCCGGCGACGACTACCAGGCGGCCAACTTCGCGATCGGCGGCGTGCTGTTCCTGCGTGTGCTGCCCGCCCTGGTGATGGGCCCGGTGGCGGGCTGGATCGCGGACCGGCTGGACCGGCGCTGGACGATGATCGTCGGCGACCTGATCCGGGCCGCGTTCTTCGTCAGCATCCCGATCGTCGGCACGCTGACCTGGGTGCTGGTGGCGACGGTGCTGATCGAGATCGTCAGCCTGATCTGGGGTCCGGCCAAGGACGCCAGCGTGCCCAACCTGGTGCCCCGGCACCGGCTCGAGGCGGCCAACCAGCTCAGCCTCATCACGACGTACGGGACTGCGTTGCCGGCCGCCGTCATCTTCACCGCGATCACCCTGGTGTCGCGCTGGGCCGGCGACTTCGCCATCGACCTGGCCGTGTACGTGAACGCCGCGACCTTCGCCATCTCGGCGTTCGCGATCGTGTCGGTCGCCGAGATCGGCCGCGCGATCCACGAGCACGAGGACCATCCGACGCTGTGGCGGACCGTGGTCGAGGGCTGGTCCTACGTCACCGGCACTCCGGTGGTTCGCGGTCTCGTGATCGGGATCTCCGGCGCGTTCGCGGCCGGTGCGGTCGTGATCGGCCTCGGCCGTACGTACGTCGAAGGCCTCGGCGCCGGCGACCCCGGGTACGGCGTGCTGTTCGGTGCCGTGTTCGGCGGTCTCGCACTCGGTATGGGGTTCGCGCCGCGGATCTTCTCCGGGCTGTCCAGGCGCCGGCTGTTCGCGGCCGGCCTGGTCGGGTCCGGGATCTGCCTGGCCGGGCTGGCGTTGATCCAGCAGATCGAGATCGCCACGATGATCGCGATCCTGCTCGGGTTCTGCGCCGGCGGCTCGTGGGTCTCCGGGTACACGTTGCTCGGTCTCGAGGTGCCGGACGCTGTGCGCGGGCGGACGTTCGCGTTCGTGCAGTCCGCCGTCCGGACGGTGCTCGCGGTCACGCTGGCGATCGCGCCGTTCGCCGCGGGCGCGATCGGCCGGCACACATGGACGATCGGCGGCCGTTCGGCGACGTACAACGGCGCCTCGATGACGATGGTGGCGGCGGCGGTCCTGGCCGGCGTGATCGGTCTGCTCGCCTGGCGGCAGATGGACGACCGCCCGGGGGTTCCGTTCTGGCGCGACGTACGGCGCAGTTTCGGCAAGACGCGTGGTGACTATCCGACGACCGGCCTGTTCGTCGCGCTCGAGGGCGGTGAGGGCGCGGGCAAGTCGACGCAGTCCGCGCTTCTGGTGACGTGGCTGGAAGAGCAGGGCCAGCAGGTGCTGCTGACCCGCGAGCCCGGTGCGACGGAGCTCGGCAAGACGCTGCGGCAGATCGTCCTCGACCCGGCGACCGGCGACATCTCGCACCGCGCCGAGGCGCTGCTGTACGCCGCCGACAAGGCCGAGCACGTCGACTCGGTGATCAAGCCGGCGCTGAAGGCCGGCGCGGTCGTGATCACCGACCGGTACGTCGACTCCGCGCTGGCGTACCAGGGATCCGGCCGGGACCTGGATCTGTCCGACGTCGAGCGGGTGAATCGTTGGGCCACCAACGATCTCCGCCCGAACCTCACGATCCTGCTGGACCTGCCGCCGACGAGCGGCCTCGGCCGGTTCAAGGAACGGGACCGGATCGAGGCGCAGTCCGACGCCTTCCACGAGCGAGTGCGGAACGCGTTCCTCGAGCTGGCCGCCGCCGAGCCCCAGCACTACCTGGTCCTCGACGCGAGCCAGGACCGCGAGGACCTCGCCAAACAGATCCGCGCCCGGCTCCAACCGATGCTTCCCAAGGTGGGTCTATGA
- a CDS encoding PSP1 domain-containing protein — translation MAECVWAPQYVTEEVGGLPLCAGIATATDLDRDEQNRQRRADARVIAKRTIREHDLPMKVVGIDFVDRRADIDQLVIVYFSAPHRVDFRELVRDLARALRARIELRQVGARDEARLQGGIGPCGRDLCCATFLKDFEPVSVRMAKDQDLPLNPLKISGACGRLMCCLKYEHPLYQEFNAKAPALGTAVETPAGDGVVVGHNVPSDTVVVRLAASGRRCACSRADVCSPRQQYEASGTTTPDAAPVVPEASAVPEQPEPTEERRVRKPRRRRRLHHDDEGETAQ, via the coding sequence GTGGCGGAGTGTGTTTGGGCGCCGCAGTACGTGACCGAGGAGGTCGGCGGGCTGCCGCTGTGTGCGGGGATTGCGACCGCTACGGACCTCGATCGGGACGAGCAGAACCGGCAGCGGCGGGCGGATGCGCGGGTGATCGCCAAGCGGACGATCCGGGAGCACGACCTGCCGATGAAGGTGGTCGGGATCGATTTCGTCGACCGGCGGGCGGATATCGACCAGCTGGTGATCGTGTACTTCTCGGCGCCGCACCGGGTCGATTTCCGTGAGCTCGTCCGGGATCTGGCGCGGGCCCTGCGGGCGCGGATCGAGCTGCGGCAGGTCGGCGCGCGCGACGAGGCGCGGTTGCAGGGCGGGATCGGGCCGTGCGGGCGGGACCTGTGCTGCGCGACGTTCCTGAAGGATTTCGAGCCGGTCAGCGTGCGGATGGCGAAGGACCAGGACCTGCCGCTGAACCCGTTGAAGATCTCCGGCGCGTGCGGCCGGCTGATGTGCTGCCTGAAGTACGAGCACCCGCTGTACCAGGAGTTCAACGCGAAGGCTCCGGCGCTCGGGACCGCGGTGGAGACCCCCGCGGGTGATGGAGTGGTGGTCGGGCACAACGTGCCGAGCGACACCGTGGTCGTCCGGCTCGCGGCCTCGGGCCGGCGCTGTGCGTGCAGCCGGGCGGACGTCTGCTCGCCGCGGCAGCAGTACGAGGCCTCCGGTACGACGACACCGGACGCGGCACCCGTCGTACCGGAAGCGAGTGCGGTGCCCGAGCAGCCGGAGCCGACCGAGGAGCGGCGGGTGCGGAAACCACGCCGCCGACGCCGCCTGCACCACGACGACGAGGGAGAAACCGCGCAGTGA